The Lewinellaceae bacterium genome has a segment encoding these proteins:
- a CDS encoding fibronectin type III domain-containing protein — protein sequence MIPKQIMKSFFGALFMIGALSGNSQGQSLFLEAKTVDKGIEIIWIPTASGIWMDNFEDGYTLVRTELSADGTAGNELSLLSNSNPKDSLWFSQLDQSAHPILEPIGGLLYDTLFQFPPNDLLDEKEMKYNYIMEEVSNYFEIASALGLGYLDTLVEEGKRYRYEVNSVREGAYQSIEISNVYFEYKTAPEDLVLEFEHPNDLSLSQMYAKANPSPRSFIKAIGKSYGDSIVLRWGLNDAKLWETAKEEGFSILRSTDGRTYETVEVIKPWPEEAITEAISHDSMAMLAAGLLYGMNEHKTNDKSLYEQNSIFENNLGFALFAAERSPLAADILGFRYVDKNIEKDSTYIYLIGTEGIEDLWDAGKVTIYPGAEALKAPERLQSESLENSVKLTWSINENRERYSSYMIEKSMDGKSYQNITSAPLVFMETNGMRLLEYSFVDSVENYQKAYYRLYGYDSFGDKSPPAEVTGIAVDKTPPLPVDIAYTDYIRNEERIILEWDISEEQYSDISHYQVLLSDEKDGMFSAISEPLATTTVNYSFPIKGIDTNRAFYFKIASHDANGNVSESLPTLVVVPDLTAPEPPKVIAASLDSNSYVTIAWEHSTSSDVMGYWLYWSNDPEDEMTPVNVDILTDNSYTYYLDTETLTKKIYYCVRAQDRSYNKGRITDIVEVQRLDYNPPIPPYEFYGNNSSTNLSLNWKKSPSSDVAFQTLWRSVDEIEWIQIDSLLPFVESYLDVDSLEIGQTYSYYLQAIDNSGNISDNSKILTLDWPFNNEMALIEILSVKTINQEAHLTWNVQINEALDSYEYKIEIQRSSGGGPLRYFKTLSSEITDFSDSDIQANVLYNYAVRIRFDNGWVGDLSEIKSILVK from the coding sequence ATGATTCCTAAGCAAATTATGAAGAGCTTTTTTGGTGCTCTCTTTATGATAGGAGCTTTGAGTGGAAACTCACAGGGGCAGAGCCTTTTCCTGGAAGCAAAAACTGTTGATAAGGGTATTGAAATAATTTGGATTCCGACCGCAAGTGGAATTTGGATGGATAACTTTGAGGATGGTTATACGCTTGTGAGAACTGAATTGTCGGCAGATGGAACTGCTGGGAATGAGCTTTCTTTACTGAGCAATTCGAATCCAAAAGATAGCCTTTGGTTTTCCCAATTAGACCAAAGTGCTCACCCTATCCTGGAGCCAATAGGCGGCCTCCTCTACGACACGCTTTTTCAGTTCCCGCCCAATGATCTGTTGGATGAAAAAGAAATGAAGTACAACTATATTATGGAAGAAGTGTCGAACTACTTTGAAATTGCTTCCGCTTTAGGTTTAGGGTACCTGGATACACTTGTAGAAGAAGGAAAGCGGTATCGCTACGAGGTGAATAGTGTAAGAGAAGGTGCCTATCAAAGTATAGAAATCAGCAATGTGTATTTTGAATATAAAACCGCTCCTGAAGATTTAGTTCTGGAATTTGAACACCCTAATGACCTCTCCCTTTCTCAGATGTATGCCAAAGCAAATCCGAGTCCCCGGTCATTTATCAAGGCTATCGGTAAATCTTATGGAGATAGCATAGTACTTCGCTGGGGACTCAATGACGCAAAACTTTGGGAGACTGCCAAAGAAGAAGGTTTTTCAATCCTCCGATCTACTGATGGCAGGACTTATGAAACGGTGGAGGTAATTAAGCCATGGCCAGAGGAAGCAATAACCGAAGCCATAAGTCATGATAGCATGGCCATGCTTGCTGCTGGTTTGTTGTACGGTATGAACGAGCATAAAACGAATGATAAGTCACTTTATGAACAAAATTCAATATTTGAGAACAACTTAGGTTTTGCCCTTTTTGCAGCAGAAAGATCTCCACTGGCTGCGGATATTCTGGGTTTCAGATATGTAGATAAGAACATAGAAAAAGATAGTACTTATATCTACCTGATAGGTACGGAAGGGATTGAAGATTTATGGGATGCTGGTAAGGTTACTATTTATCCAGGGGCTGAGGCACTTAAAGCTCCTGAGCGATTACAAAGTGAGTCATTGGAAAATAGTGTGAAATTGACATGGTCCATAAATGAAAACAGGGAACGATATTCTTCTTATATGATCGAAAAGTCCATGGACGGTAAGAGCTATCAAAATATTACTTCTGCTCCGCTGGTATTTATGGAAACGAATGGGATGAGGCTGTTGGAATACTCTTTTGTCGATAGCGTAGAGAATTATCAAAAGGCATATTACAGACTTTATGGATACGACAGTTTCGGTGATAAAAGCCCCCCGGCAGAAGTTACTGGAATAGCGGTGGACAAAACGCCTCCGCTTCCAGTAGATATAGCCTATACCGATTATATACGGAATGAAGAACGTATTATTTTAGAATGGGATATTTCCGAGGAGCAGTACTCGGATATCAGTCATTATCAAGTGTTGTTAAGTGATGAAAAAGATGGGATGTTTTCTGCTATTAGTGAACCACTAGCCACCACAACGGTCAATTACAGCTTCCCCATAAAAGGAATTGATACCAATAGAGCATTTTATTTCAAAATAGCTAGCCATGATGCCAATGGAAATGTAAGTGAAAGTCTGCCAACACTAGTCGTTGTTCCTGACCTAACGGCTCCCGAACCTCCGAAAGTTATTGCCGCAAGTCTGGACTCTAACAGTTATGTGACTATTGCATGGGAGCATAGCACTTCCTCCGATGTTATGGGATACTGGCTTTATTGGAGTAATGATCCCGAAGATGAAATGACTCCGGTAAATGTTGATATATTGACTGACAATTCCTACACCTATTATTTGGACACAGAAACATTGACTAAGAAAATATACTATTGTGTGCGTGCGCAGGATCGTTCTTATAATAAAGGTAGAATCACCGATATAGTAGAAGTCCAAAGGCTGGATTACAATCCTCCAATTCCGCCTTACGAGTTTTATGGAAATAATTCATCAACTAATTTATCGCTTAATTGGAAAAAAAGTCCTAGTTCAGATGTTGCATTTCAAACCCTTTGGAGGAGTGTGGATGAAATCGAATGGATTCAAATTGATAGCTTACTGCCTTTTGTGGAGAGTTATTTGGATGTTGATTCTTTGGAAATTGGCCAAACATACTCCTATTATTTGCAGGCAATAGATAATAGTGGTAATATTTCAGATAATTCAAAAATCCTGACACTGGACTGGCCATTTAATAATGAAATGGCGCTGATCGAAATTTTAAGTGTAAAAACAATTAATCAAGAAGCTCATTTAACATGGAACGTTCAGATAAATGAAGCATTAGATTCCTATGAATACAAAATAGAAATTCAAAGATCATCGGGGGGAGGTCCATTGAGATATTTCAAAACACTATCCTCTGAGATAACTGATTTCAGTGATTCAGATATTCAAGCCAACGTTCTCTACAACTACGCCGTCCGCATCCGCTTCGACAACGGCTGGGTAGGCGACCTAAGCGAGATAAAATCAATACTGGTGAAATAA
- a CDS encoding DASS family sodium-coupled anion symporter yields MTKSKQIGFWTGILILLFCVLVPPPDGMKPEALKALGVALLMAIWWVTECIPIYATAFVPIALFPLLGILDAGTTTENYGHNYVLMLLGGFFLAKSIELSGLHKRVALYIISKLGTSRKRIMLSFMIATAFLSFWIANVAVVLLMLPIALAIVDKEEENEERNPKFGLALMLAIAYAASIGGTGSLIGTPPNMVFAGVFAKSFPELPEIDFLEWMKLGTPIVLIILPITWVYLTKYFKISGHFAGSQEIIRQEIMAIGKLTTMEKRVFAIFMFTALGWIFRRDIVLENFVFPGWSSLLGLKDYVHDSTVAILSALLLFSIPSGKSKPKSAPNKLLNWEHASQVPWGVVMIVGGGYAIADSFKQTGLAVFLGSKMSFISTYPMFLVLVIVIFIMIFITEINSNTATANIFLPVLAAMAIAGQMNPLLLMIPATFACSFSFMLPSGTGTNAVIFGSNRVTIPEMAKCGLGLNFLCIMLLTMLMYMYVLPVLSI; encoded by the coding sequence ATGACTAAATCTAAACAGATCGGATTTTGGACCGGCATCCTTATTCTATTATTTTGCGTTTTAGTCCCGCCACCGGACGGGATGAAACCGGAAGCCCTAAAAGCTTTGGGCGTAGCCTTGTTGATGGCCATTTGGTGGGTGACCGAATGTATTCCCATCTATGCCACCGCTTTTGTCCCCATTGCCTTATTTCCGTTATTGGGCATTCTCGACGCCGGCACCACCACCGAAAATTATGGTCACAACTATGTTTTAATGCTGCTGGGCGGCTTCTTTTTGGCAAAATCCATTGAACTCAGCGGCCTTCACAAAAGAGTAGCCCTTTACATCATCAGCAAACTGGGGACGAGCCGGAAAAGAATTATGCTGAGTTTTATGATCGCAACGGCTTTTCTTTCCTTTTGGATTGCCAATGTGGCCGTGGTATTGCTGATGCTGCCCATTGCCCTGGCCATCGTTGATAAAGAAGAAGAAAACGAGGAGCGAAACCCCAAATTTGGCCTGGCTTTAATGCTGGCTATTGCCTATGCTGCGAGTATCGGGGGGACGGGAAGTCTGATTGGGACGCCGCCCAACATGGTATTTGCCGGCGTATTTGCCAAATCCTTCCCTGAATTGCCGGAGATAGACTTTTTGGAATGGATGAAACTGGGTACGCCCATTGTGCTCATTATACTGCCGATAACCTGGGTATATCTTACCAAATATTTTAAAATAAGCGGCCATTTTGCCGGCAGCCAGGAGATCATCCGTCAGGAGATCATGGCCATCGGCAAGCTAACGACCATGGAAAAAAGGGTATTCGCCATTTTTATGTTTACCGCATTGGGATGGATCTTCCGAAGAGATATAGTATTGGAAAATTTTGTGTTCCCCGGCTGGTCCTCCCTTTTGGGCCTTAAAGATTATGTGCACGATTCTACGGTCGCCATCCTGTCCGCCTTATTATTGTTTTCCATCCCTTCCGGCAAGAGCAAGCCCAAATCGGCCCCGAATAAACTGCTTAACTGGGAACATGCTTCACAGGTGCCCTGGGGCGTTGTCATGATCGTCGGGGGAGGTTATGCCATCGCCGATTCTTTTAAGCAGACCGGACTGGCCGTCTTTTTGGGTTCCAAAATGAGCTTTATCAGCACCTATCCCATGTTCCTGGTTTTGGTGATCGTGATCTTCATCATGATTTTCATCACCGAAATCAACAGCAATACCGCTACAGCAAATATTTTCCTGCCCGTGCTGGCCGCCATGGCCATCGCCGGTCAGATGAACCCCTTATTGCTCATGATCCCCGCAACATTTGCCTGTTCATTTTCCTTTATGCTGCCTTCGGGCACAGGCACCAATGCGGTTATATTTGGAAGCAATCGCGTTACGATTCCGGAAATGGCAAAGTGTGGTTTGGGTCTCAATTTTTTATGCATCATGCTTTTGACCATGCTGATGTACATGTATGTGCTGCCGGTGTTGTCGATTTGA
- a CDS encoding DUF4395 domain-containing protein, which yields MSLISFGEYIEGRAYKVLDERIVRGSAGILLFLAVIASINGFILKNYIVVPYISGFLALNFLIGIFINPKFSPTMFISWVMVKNQSPLPIGAIQKKFAWSLGLVLSTTIFILSLFLLSDESYFDPVCLLCLTCIGLLFLETAFGICMGCKLYHLSVYLKLIKPPKEKPNCMGDACDTDV from the coding sequence ATGTCATTGATCAGTTTTGGAGAATATATCGAAGGAAGGGCATACAAGGTGCTTGATGAACGAATCGTCCGCGGAAGTGCTGGCATATTGCTGTTCCTGGCCGTCATAGCCTCTATCAATGGGTTTATCCTTAAAAACTATATTGTAGTACCCTACATTTCCGGGTTTCTGGCACTAAATTTTCTTATCGGAATTTTTATTAACCCTAAATTTTCCCCGACCATGTTTATTTCATGGGTAATGGTAAAAAATCAAAGTCCTCTCCCCATCGGAGCTATCCAAAAAAAGTTTGCCTGGAGCCTTGGGTTGGTCTTATCCACCACCATTTTTATTTTGTCCCTGTTTTTGCTGTCGGATGAATCCTATTTTGATCCGGTGTGTCTGTTGTGCTTAACCTGTATTGGTCTGCTATTCCTTGAGACCGCCTTTGGAATATGTATGGGGTGCAAGCTTTACCATCTGTCCGTTTATTTAAAGCTGATAAAACCACCCAAAGAAAAACCAAACTGTATGGGCGATGCATGTGATACAGATGTTTAG
- a CDS encoding cold shock domain-containing protein has protein sequence MAKSQQSFGKKEKEKKRIKKKKEKLERREQRKIEKNENGPVAFEDMLSYVDENGNLTATPPDPSKKKKIKAEDIILGVPPVDKSSRSVIRKGQVKFFNDEKGYGFIIDEETKDSLFVHMNNTAESIRENDKVTFEIEMGPKGANAVNVKLVE, from the coding sequence ATGGCGAAATCGCAGCAGTCCTTCGGTAAAAAAGAAAAAGAAAAAAAACGTATAAAAAAGAAAAAAGAGAAATTAGAGCGCCGGGAGCAGCGCAAAATTGAAAAAAATGAAAATGGGCCCGTGGCATTTGAAGATATGCTCTCCTATGTAGATGAAAACGGTAATCTTACGGCCACCCCGCCAGATCCTTCCAAAAAGAAAAAAATCAAAGCTGAAGACATCATCCTTGGGGTTCCACCAGTGGATAAGTCCAGCAGATCGGTTATCCGCAAAGGACAGGTGAAATTCTTCAACGACGAAAAAGGCTATGGCTTTATCATAGATGAGGAAACAAAAGATAGTCTTTTTGTACACATGAACAACACCGCTGAATCCATTCGGGAAAATGACAAAGTGACTTTCGAAATTGAAATGGGCCCCAAGGGGGCCAATGCGGTGAATGTGAAATTAGTAGAATAG
- a CDS encoding T9SS type A sorting domain-containing protein encodes MKSIIFFLAIFMALTAHGQWTTETAVNTLVATSEGGDMKSIGTSDGQTYVVFWKTVAAPVNYELRLQVLDASGNRQLGDDGMLVSGNISMSTYTVIWSVTVDKDDNLYIGATGTGDGSGHVFKLDINGNPLWGADGVTFSDGYLVTVLPLANGEAIVSWFASGQGLMQRYDAAGNTLWNDPQPIESGTSHTAPANLFELPEAGYVVVFHVLSFGISSTLYAQRYDENGVAQWAVPTKLSNKTTAYNAFYSGTQDGEVVYFGYFASSGSRFDSFVQRINPDGTLPWGINGMDFDTNETDYEMDTQIAIAPGSQYIWAVCTYTNTSQGQRGEYVQKFDKNTGARQFTDNAKIVYPISEDFRQHAGPMFLMNDQPLFLLKKGYDNSVTPTTLDGVLLDENGDFAWEEVSRPMATYQAAKSRIQFNRPANGQAVAVFIEDKSGGARIYAQNVVVDVVPAPLDQPTLVYPPDESVEIPMMVTFIWNAVQNAETYQIQISTDDAFENLIADEGNLVNTTYDFSLPDDQTTYHWRVKAVDATQESDWSAGWRFTTEIMLGVDLLSSAAELKVYPNPTRGQTFLEFNSPSACEVQLTIYDSKGSLVFSSVERVVPGKNSFEADLAKLPADAYHFWVKGKALNLFGKFSLVR; translated from the coding sequence ATGAAAAGCATAATTTTTTTCCTCGCAATTTTCATGGCCCTTACTGCACACGGCCAATGGACCACTGAAACGGCGGTAAATACGCTTGTTGCGACCTCCGAAGGTGGCGACATGAAATCCATCGGAACCTCCGACGGACAGACCTACGTGGTTTTTTGGAAAACTGTGGCGGCTCCCGTCAATTATGAATTGAGGTTACAGGTATTGGATGCTTCAGGGAATAGACAACTGGGGGATGACGGCATGCTCGTCAGTGGTAATATTTCCATGAGCACCTATACGGTGATATGGTCCGTGACGGTGGATAAGGATGATAATCTGTATATCGGAGCGACCGGCACCGGCGACGGTTCAGGCCATGTCTTTAAACTGGACATCAACGGCAATCCATTATGGGGAGCCGATGGGGTGACTTTTAGTGATGGTTACCTGGTGACCGTTTTGCCATTGGCAAACGGCGAGGCGATTGTGTCGTGGTTTGCTTCCGGACAGGGCCTGATGCAAAGGTATGATGCCGCGGGCAATACCCTGTGGAACGATCCGCAACCCATTGAGAGCGGGACAAGCCATACGGCTCCGGCCAATTTGTTTGAATTGCCCGAAGCAGGTTATGTGGTGGTGTTCCATGTGTTGAGTTTTGGCATCAGCTCCACCCTTTACGCCCAGCGTTATGATGAAAACGGGGTGGCTCAATGGGCTGTCCCCACCAAGTTATCCAACAAAACTACTGCTTATAACGCTTTTTACAGCGGCACACAAGATGGGGAGGTCGTCTATTTCGGGTACTTTGCCAGCAGCGGCAGCCGTTTTGATTCGTTTGTGCAACGGATCAACCCGGATGGTACATTGCCCTGGGGCATCAACGGAATGGACTTCGATACCAATGAGACGGATTATGAAATGGATACCCAAATTGCGATAGCGCCTGGTTCCCAATACATCTGGGCGGTTTGCACTTATACCAATACTTCCCAGGGGCAACGTGGTGAATACGTTCAAAAGTTTGATAAAAACACAGGCGCCAGACAATTCACCGATAATGCCAAAATCGTTTATCCCATCAGCGAAGATTTCAGGCAACATGCAGGGCCTATGTTTTTGATGAACGACCAGCCTTTGTTTTTGTTGAAAAAAGGGTATGATAACAGCGTGACACCTACCACTTTGGACGGGGTGTTGCTGGATGAGAACGGAGATTTTGCGTGGGAAGAAGTCTCCAGGCCCATGGCAACCTATCAGGCCGCCAAAAGCAGGATACAATTCAACCGGCCGGCCAACGGCCAGGCGGTTGCCGTATTTATAGAAGACAAATCTGGGGGCGCCAGAATCTATGCTCAGAATGTAGTGGTGGATGTGGTTCCGGCTCCGCTGGATCAGCCGACCCTGGTTTACCCGCCGGACGAATCGGTTGAAATTCCAATGATGGTGACCTTCATCTGGAATGCCGTACAGAACGCCGAAACTTATCAAATTCAGATCTCCACAGATGATGCCTTTGAAAATTTGATCGCCGACGAGGGAAATCTGGTGAACACCACTTATGACTTTTCTCTACCTGATGATCAAACCACCTACCACTGGCGGGTAAAGGCAGTGGATGCCACCCAGGAAAGTGACTGGTCCGCGGGATGGCGTTTTACCACAGAAATCATGCTCGGGGTAGATCTGCTATCCTCTGCTGCTGAATTAAAGGTATATCCCAACCCCACACGGGGGCAAACGTTTCTTGAGTTCAATAGCCCATCGGCCTGTGAGGTTCAATTGACGATTTATGATTCAAAGGGAAGCCTGGTCTTTTCTTCTGTGGAAAGGGTGGTCCCGGGCAAGAATTCCTTTGAGGCGGACCTGGCAAAACTTCCTGCGGACGCGTATCATTTTTGGGTAAAAGGAAAAGCATTAAACTTGTTTGGAAAATTTTCTTTGGTGAGATAA
- a CDS encoding alpha/beta hydrolase — MKFKSVFSRKTISFFALLCISVLSFSQKNEGNIVQYFGKEKVEEVNEGSIIHLFKTGLILRKPGFDFNSPSVLSDPLLARILTDGKYDISEGKTEQWPGGVLTWEQIEVGDKNDFNDPGLRSGYLYLEYESPEAITVLFEASGHTSALINGLPHEGDHYDFGWQLIPLRLKKGKNEFVLTGGRFPTMRARLLKANAPVQFTQRDMTLPDLLQENREPLWGAIRVMNTQENEYKGGSIVCKVGKEELTTTLPDVAPMYIRKLPFLIPNPAGLSDQDTVITVLLLKDNKGKTLAIDTIELAVKSTFKHHKRTFISDIDGSVQYYSIAPSSNKNIENPALFFSVHGASVEAVNQANAYQQKDWGHLVAPTNRRPFGFAWEDWGRLDALEVLTHSEKLLKTDPQHTYLTGHSMGGHGTWYLGATYPDRFAAIAPCAGYPDLLGYRQSFVERMKDRPEAEFARFGMTKAEFLAMAMDHRFDNEKDILLDSIIRRAGTPSRTLKLERNYLHFGVFVLHGEIDNVVPTFIARMMRERLGKFHNDFTYYEYPGGTHWYGDHSVDWPPIFDFFKARSIKAPKDINKIEFYTGSPGVSSSSHFIHILQQMKPFDISTFDFRREEAAIILSTTNVQTVAIDIEKMATQADTLSIDGQEMPIASTDKMIYLTNQNGSWKKTPKPSLKEKGPHRNGGFKDAFRNNMVFVYASKGSKEENEWYYNRAKVDAEKFWYRANGNVELIRDTEFTLADYPDRNVILYGNKDNNVAWDQLLSHCPVQVSRNEVKIGTKTLTGDQWGSYFIYPRQDSDQASIGVVTATGIKGMKGAYANDYLVNGTTFPDLMLFDHTMMKAGISGVKCSGFLGNDWSVEKGDFVWR, encoded by the coding sequence ATGAAATTTAAATCTGTTTTTTCGCGAAAAACAATAAGCTTTTTCGCCTTATTGTGTATTTCCGTATTATCCTTTTCCCAAAAAAATGAGGGCAACATCGTCCAGTATTTTGGAAAAGAAAAGGTCGAAGAGGTCAACGAAGGCTCCATTATCCATCTGTTTAAAACCGGGCTTATTTTGCGAAAGCCAGGGTTTGATTTCAACTCCCCGTCTGTGTTGAGCGATCCATTGCTGGCCAGGATTCTGACCGATGGAAAATATGACATTTCGGAAGGTAAAACGGAACAATGGCCGGGCGGTGTTTTGACGTGGGAGCAGATTGAGGTTGGCGACAAAAATGACTTTAACGACCCCGGGCTCCGGTCAGGATACCTTTACCTGGAATATGAATCACCGGAGGCCATCACGGTATTATTTGAAGCTTCGGGCCATACGAGTGCATTGATCAATGGGTTGCCCCATGAGGGCGATCATTATGATTTTGGCTGGCAGCTGATCCCGCTTCGATTGAAAAAAGGAAAAAATGAATTCGTGCTGACGGGAGGCCGGTTTCCCACCATGCGTGCCCGATTGTTAAAAGCCAACGCCCCTGTACAATTTACCCAGAGAGACATGACCCTGCCCGATTTGTTACAGGAAAACCGGGAACCCCTATGGGGGGCCATCAGAGTGATGAATACCCAAGAAAATGAGTACAAAGGAGGAAGCATTGTTTGCAAAGTGGGCAAGGAAGAACTTACGACTACATTGCCTGATGTTGCGCCGATGTATATTCGCAAATTACCTTTTTTAATCCCCAATCCGGCGGGTTTGTCTGACCAGGATACGGTCATAACAGTGTTGCTCCTAAAAGATAATAAAGGCAAAACCCTGGCCATTGATACTATCGAGTTGGCCGTAAAATCTACCTTCAAACATCACAAAAGAACTTTTATCAGTGATATAGACGGGAGTGTTCAATATTACAGTATAGCTCCTTCTTCAAATAAAAATATCGAAAATCCCGCTTTATTCTTTTCTGTACACGGCGCCTCGGTAGAAGCCGTCAACCAGGCCAATGCCTATCAACAAAAAGACTGGGGGCATCTCGTCGCACCTACCAACCGTCGTCCGTTTGGTTTTGCCTGGGAAGACTGGGGGCGGCTGGATGCCCTGGAAGTTTTGACCCATTCAGAAAAATTGTTAAAAACAGATCCTCAACATACCTATTTAACCGGACATTCCATGGGCGGTCACGGCACCTGGTATTTAGGAGCCACTTATCCCGATCGTTTTGCCGCCATTGCTCCCTGTGCCGGTTATCCGGATTTGTTAGGCTATCGACAAAGTTTTGTAGAAAGAATGAAGGATCGGCCGGAAGCCGAATTTGCCAGATTCGGGATGACCAAGGCTGAATTTTTGGCGATGGCGATGGATCATAGATTTGACAATGAGAAAGATATTTTGCTCGATTCCATCATCCGACGGGCAGGTACTCCCAGCAGAACCCTTAAGCTGGAACGCAACTATCTCCATTTTGGTGTTTTTGTTTTACACGGAGAAATCGATAACGTGGTGCCCACTTTCATCGCCCGGATGATGCGCGAACGTTTGGGGAAATTTCATAATGATTTTACTTATTATGAATATCCCGGTGGCACGCATTGGTATGGAGATCACAGCGTGGACTGGCCTCCCATTTTTGATTTCTTCAAAGCCAGAAGCATAAAGGCACCAAAGGATATTAACAAAATCGAATTTTATACGGGGTCACCAGGAGTTTCTTCCAGTTCCCACTTTATACATATCCTACAGCAAATGAAACCTTTTGACATCAGCACTTTTGACTTTCGCAGGGAGGAGGCAGCTATAATTCTTTCTACAACGAATGTCCAGACAGTGGCTATTGATATTGAAAAAATGGCAACACAAGCGGATACTTTATCCATAGATGGACAGGAAATGCCCATTGCTTCCACAGATAAAATGATCTATCTGACCAACCAAAATGGATCGTGGAAAAAAACACCTAAACCATCCCTCAAAGAAAAAGGACCTCACCGAAATGGAGGTTTTAAAGATGCTTTTAGAAATAATATGGTGTTTGTTTATGCGTCCAAAGGATCAAAAGAAGAGAACGAATGGTATTACAACCGGGCTAAAGTCGATGCAGAAAAATTCTGGTACCGGGCGAATGGGAATGTAGAACTCATCAGGGATACGGAATTCACGCTGGCAGATTATCCCGATAGAAATGTGATCCTTTACGGAAACAAAGACAATAATGTAGCCTGGGATCAATTATTATCCCATTGTCCGGTTCAGGTTTCCAGGAATGAAGTCAAAATCGGTACAAAAACCTTAACAGGCGATCAATGGGGCAGCTACTTCATTTATCCGCGGCAGGACAGCGACCAGGCTAGTATAGGGGTGGTGACGGCCACGGGAATAAAAGGTATGAAAGGCGCCTATGCCAACGATTACCTGGTGAATGGGACGACTTTTCCCGACTTAATGTTATTCGATCATACCATGATGAAAGCTGGCATTTCAGGCGTAAAGTGCAGCGGTTTTTTGGGCAATGACTGGTCGGTAGAAAAAGGGGATTTCGTCTGGCGATGA